Part of the Pelagibaculum spongiae genome, GTAATTCTTGGCGTCGTTGTGTTGGTTATGATGCTTTTACTCATCGGCCAGTTTTTGGGCGCTACTTACAAAGATAAATACGATGTTGGCAAGCCTTACAAGTGGTGAAATTCGATAGAAATCTCAGCCGAACGAGCGATGTAAATTACTCAATGAAGGTGCTCAATCGATAAGAACTGGTTATAATCCGCCGCCTTTGATTTCTCTATTTCTGTTTGGCACACCCTTTAGGGATTGATATGCCAGACCTCAGCCAAGAAGTACCCATGAGCACTGATCAGAATAATACCGAAGAAAATACCAGCCAAGAAAATACTGTCCAAGAGAAGCGTTTGCGTAAAATCCGCAGCTTTGTTTTGCGCGAAGGCCGTATGACCCCGGGCCAACAACGTGGATTAGATACTGTTTTTCCAAAGTATGGTCGCAGTGTTGAGCAAGGGGCTGTTGAGTTGGACCAGTGGTTTGCTCGTAGCGGTAGCCAACGGGTATTGGAAATTGGTTTTGGCATGGGCGCTTCATTGTTGGAGATGGCGCAGGCTGAGCCGGATGTTGATTTTATTGGTATCGAAGTGCATAAACCGGGTGTGGGTCATTTGCTGAATGACGCGATTAAAGCAGATGTCACCAATCTGCGAGTCTATGCCGAAGATGCAGTCGAAGTGCTCAATCAATGCATTGCCGATCAATCGATTGATCGCTTGCAGTTATATTTCCCAGATCCATGGCATAAAAAGCGTCATAACAAGCGCCGCATTGTTCAGCCTGAATTTGTTCAAACCATTCGTAACAAATTGAAAATTGGTGGTCAGTTCCATTTGGCAACCGATTGGGAAAACTATGCCGAGCATATGATGGAAGTAATGGAAGTGGCTGAAGGTTATGTGAATAACCAGGGTGAAAAGCAATATACCCCTCGTCCAGATTGGCGTCCATTAACCAAATTTGAAAACCGTGGCCATCGTTTGGGGCATGGCGTTTGGGATTTAATTTACCGTCGTGAAAGTTAGTAAGTGATTATCTGATGGATTGGAAAGTATTTATTAGTGTTTTTGGTGCGGTATTTATTGCTGAGCTGGGTGATAAAACTCAACTAGCCACCATGTTATTTGCTGCAGACAAAGATGTAAGTAAGTGGACTGTGTTTGCCGGTGCTTCTGCTGCATTAATTGTTGCATCGGCCATTGGCGTATTGGCGGGCAGTTTTCTTAGCGAATATATTAATGAACGCTATTTAAATTATGCAGCAGGCGTAGGTTTTATTGCGATCGGTTTATGGACGTTGTTACGATCATAATTGCTAATGTATAAAATTAAAAAACCGGAAGTTATTTAATTTCCGGTTTTTTTTATGTTTTTAAAAACTGCCCAGATTCCTGCTTTTTAGCTCAATAACCCTTGCTAATACAGGCGATATACTTTTACTGGCAGAATAAGCCAAACCGATTCTTCTAAACATTCTTGGGCCATCAATGCGGCGTATTTCCAAATCAGGTGTATTTTCCAACATACCGTCCGGTAAAAAAGAAATACCGAGGCCAGCTTGTACTAAATTCTTCACCTGAGCTTTATGTTCGGCTTTAGCGACCATATTTAAACGTAAGCCACTGCAAGCTAACAGGCTGACCGTTTGCTGATGGGCTTCGCAAGGCGGACACTCGATAAAATCAAATTCATGCAACTGTTCTGGTTTCACTGTTTCTTGTTGTGCTAACGGGTGATCTGGCGGGCAGCACAACAAATAATCTTCTTCCCATAATGGCAAAAAAATCTCATCTTCTTTTTTTAAAAT contains:
- the trmB gene encoding tRNA (guanosine(46)-N7)-methyltransferase TrmB, which codes for MSTDQNNTEENTSQENTVQEKRLRKIRSFVLREGRMTPGQQRGLDTVFPKYGRSVEQGAVELDQWFARSGSQRVLEIGFGMGASLLEMAQAEPDVDFIGIEVHKPGVGHLLNDAIKADVTNLRVYAEDAVEVLNQCIADQSIDRLQLYFPDPWHKKRHNKRRIVQPEFVQTIRNKLKIGGQFHLATDWENYAEHMMEVMEVAEGYVNNQGEKQYTPRPDWRPLTKFENRGHRLGHGVWDLIYRRES
- a CDS encoding TMEM165/GDT1 family protein, with product MDWKVFISVFGAVFIAELGDKTQLATMLFAADKDVSKWTVFAGASAALIVASAIGVLAGSFLSEYINERYLNYAAGVGFIAIGLWTLLRS
- a CDS encoding LysR family transcriptional regulator, with protein sequence MDLRLLKFFIATYEEKNITRAANRCFISQPSLSAGLKQLEQELSSQLFIRHKKGVALTEEAHYLYPMARRLINDATRLPELFKERSQNQPLSLGVFPDLSPSRLAQLLASVYQDIDYLALELLDHTQSADATLTLDILKKEDEIFLPLWEEDYLLCCPPDHPLAQQETVKPEQLHEFDFIECPPCEAHQQTVSLLACSGLRLNMVAKAEHKAQVKNLVQAGLGISFLPDGMLENTPDLEIRRIDGPRMFRRIGLAYSASKSISPVLARVIELKSRNLGSF